One window from the genome of Flavobacterium agricola encodes:
- a CDS encoding RagB/SusD family nutrient uptake outer membrane protein, translating into MKKIIYSIASIVALSAATVSCSNDSLEPNVVDQENISVNPVSSETQLRMTVNGAYKYMSAAAYYGRDYVIFNEVHSDNSLSNGASGRFVSEGEFTTTITSSYPADTWAAIYQVIAMSNIAINADVTDGDPDAINAIKAEAYAIRALAHFDLMKLFGQQNVTLTKESLTIPYISLYGVVTDANYTRITLTELDAKLNEDIDQAIALAGNDITTKTAFNKQAILALKARVNLYLAPFFGDQKYVVANQAATEALALGGQVATATELAANFKLGEVGINSVFELQFLANDNLGTNSLYQIYNNTPYGDVYVVKEVKDVLFADENDIRGTFVTVDAKGVLRNTGKYGDRADNVKIIRFEEIVLTAAETAFRMGDTAKALELVNKIAENRGIEAYTAVTLDIIINERHKEFVSEGFRFDDLMRLQMNVPQVTGRSVANTPAYGDYRLAFPIPQRETNVSPIQQNQGY; encoded by the coding sequence ATGAAAAAAATAATTTATTCAATAGCTTCAATTGTAGCACTTAGTGCTGCAACTGTATCTTGTAGTAATGATAGTTTAGAACCTAATGTTGTAGACCAAGAAAATATTTCTGTTAACCCAGTTTCTAGTGAAACACAGTTAAGAATGACTGTAAATGGTGCTTATAAATATATGTCTGCTGCAGCATATTATGGTAGAGATTATGTTATTTTTAATGAAGTTCACTCTGATAACTCTTTATCAAATGGTGCTTCAGGTCGTTTTGTAAGCGAAGGAGAATTTACAACAACTATTACAAGTTCATATCCAGCTGATACTTGGGCGGCTATTTACCAAGTAATAGCTATGTCAAATATTGCTATTAATGCAGATGTAACTGATGGTGATCCAGATGCTATTAATGCAATTAAGGCAGAGGCTTATGCAATTCGTGCTTTGGCTCATTTTGACTTGATGAAACTTTTTGGTCAACAAAATGTTACATTAACTAAAGAATCTTTAACTATTCCTTATATTTCTTTATACGGTGTTGTTACAGATGCAAATTACACACGTATAACTTTAACAGAATTAGATGCGAAATTAAATGAAGATATTGATCAAGCTATTGCCTTAGCTGGTAATGATATCACTACTAAAACAGCATTTAACAAGCAAGCAATTTTAGCTTTAAAAGCTCGTGTTAATTTATATTTAGCTCCATTCTTTGGTGATCAAAAATACGTTGTAGCAAATCAAGCTGCTACTGAAGCTTTAGCTTTAGGTGGTCAGGTAGCTACTGCAACTGAATTAGCTGCTAATTTTAAATTAGGTGAAGTTGGTATTAACTCTGTTTTTGAGTTACAATTTTTAGCTAATGATAACTTAGGTACAAACTCATTATATCAAATTTATAATAACACACCTTACGGGGATGTTTATGTTGTTAAAGAAGTTAAAGATGTACTTTTTGCTGATGAAAATGATATTCGTGGTACTTTTGTAACGGTTGATGCTAAAGGTGTTTTACGTAATACTGGTAAATACGGGGACCGTGCAGATAATGTTAAAATTATTCGTTTTGAAGAAATTGTTTTAACTGCTGCAGAAACTGCTTTTAGAATGGGCGACACTGCTAAAGCTTTAGAATTAGTTAATAAGATTGCTGAGAATAGAGGTATTGAAGCATATACTGCTGTTACTTTAGACATTATTATTAATGAAAGACATAAAGAATTTGTTTCTGAAGGATTCCGTTTTGACGATTTAATGCGTTTACAAATGAATGTTCCTCAAGTTACAGGACGTAGTGTAGCTAATACACCAGCTTATGGTGATTACAGATTGGCTTTCCCAATTCCACAAAGAGAAACTAACGTTTCTCCAATTCAACAAAACCAAGGGTATTAA
- a CDS encoding SusC/RagA family TonB-linked outer membrane protein — translation MKLNLKWFFTLLTAFFVQLSFAQEKTVTGTVMEDGFPLPGVSIVVKGTTMGTQTDFDGKYSIQVKTGETLLFSFIGMDTVTQTVGESNTINVTMVTSDSQLEEVIVMAYGQVKKKNEVTGSAVKVDGSVIENTPLVSADQALQGRVAGLQMATTSGTPGSAQEIRIRGISGIGGDLEPLFVIDGMPMINSNMGQDGLSTLSPLSSINSSDIESITVLKDATATAPYGARGAAGVIVITTKKGKSGGTRFALTTTAGIQNRAVRGLQMANGAQKEELFLESLFNDYGVAQGFTKDQTYNFYTANPGLLPNATASAAFNNLNAWKAAGSQDYDWAGKLTNKNALYYNLDFSAQGGDEKSNFYSSLGYNKTESIAFGSDFRRVTGNLAYDTKLTDKFRFKTNIRIANTKQNGIMENGSYFSNPMLTQYFMSPWYNPYNANGSYNTNVGSLHNTLYTISNNKNVTDLTRLMGSFGVDYEIAKGLRWNSTANLDFNLSDHNYYANPYHGDGVTPQGYAENIINKNFNYVIQNSLDYAFGFGKNKFNVKALMEYQKNKFTSLYGYGEKLAPGFDMLGNTSANWDASNTYNDWAQLSYTAMVNYNYDGKYLIDGSFRREASSKFNPENRWGNFWALGGAWNIMNEDFMENVNFIDLLRIRGSYGTTGNNGIAINSYQSLLGTSSYGGQMSYELGQLPAIITWESQAKTDVGIDFGVLNNRIAGSVAFYNSKSSDLLFVNNPITSTTGYTTKAINSGAMRNRGWEFELDIDVVRTENFNFNISGNFATVNNKILSMPYDAIQGEPMEIVSSTRIIKEGQPLYAWNMRKYAGVDSQTGQALYYINGHDGATTTNYGDAAVALQGESALPKYTGGLTLHFDIYNFFIDGTFYYSGGNKIYEDWATYTNNTGNRSYTYNYGTPILDRWQQPGDVTNVPKVISTTSTSEQVSTRFLHDGDFIRLRDVAIGYKFPSELLRNTHIDGVTVSVRGTNLWTWVKDNDLKYDPEVRADGFTNLANPPIKQVSLSANIKF, via the coding sequence ATGAAATTGAATTTAAAATGGTTTTTTACGCTGCTTACAGCGTTTTTTGTTCAGTTATCTTTTGCACAAGAGAAAACTGTAACAGGAACCGTAATGGAAGATGGATTTCCATTACCGGGTGTTAGTATTGTTGTCAAAGGTACAACAATGGGAACACAAACAGATTTTGATGGAAAATATTCTATTCAAGTAAAAACAGGAGAAACATTATTATTCTCGTTCATCGGAATGGATACTGTTACTCAAACCGTTGGTGAATCCAACACAATTAATGTAACAATGGTTACTTCAGATTCTCAGTTAGAAGAAGTAATTGTTATGGCATACGGACAAGTTAAAAAGAAAAACGAAGTTACGGGTAGTGCTGTAAAAGTTGATGGTAGTGTAATTGAAAATACACCATTAGTTTCTGCTGACCAAGCATTACAAGGACGTGTGGCTGGTTTACAAATGGCTACAACTTCTGGTACTCCGGGTTCTGCTCAAGAAATCCGTATTCGTGGTATTTCTGGTATTGGTGGTGATTTAGAACCATTGTTCGTAATTGACGGTATGCCAATGATTAACTCTAACATGGGGCAAGATGGTTTATCAACTTTATCTCCGTTGTCATCTATTAACTCTTCAGATATTGAGTCGATTACGGTTTTAAAAGATGCAACAGCTACAGCTCCTTATGGTGCTCGTGGTGCTGCTGGGGTAATTGTAATTACAACTAAAAAAGGAAAATCTGGAGGAACTAGATTTGCTTTAACAACTACAGCAGGTATTCAGAATCGTGCGGTTAGAGGTTTGCAAATGGCAAACGGAGCTCAGAAAGAAGAATTATTTTTAGAATCATTATTTAATGATTACGGTGTCGCTCAAGGTTTTACTAAAGATCAGACCTATAATTTTTATACTGCAAACCCTGGGTTATTACCAAATGCTACTGCTTCTGCTGCTTTTAATAATTTAAATGCATGGAAAGCTGCTGGATCTCAAGATTATGATTGGGCTGGTAAATTAACTAACAAAAATGCATTGTATTATAATTTAGATTTCTCTGCACAAGGTGGTGACGAAAAATCTAACTTTTATTCATCTTTAGGATACAACAAAACGGAATCTATTGCTTTTGGTAGTGATTTCCGTCGTGTTACTGGAAATTTAGCTTACGATACTAAGTTAACAGACAAATTTAGATTCAAAACAAACATCCGTATTGCTAATACTAAACAAAATGGTATTATGGAAAATGGATCGTACTTTTCAAATCCAATGTTAACACAGTATTTCATGAGCCCATGGTACAATCCGTACAATGCAAATGGTTCTTACAATACAAACGTAGGTTCTTTACATAATACGTTGTATACAATTTCAAACAACAAAAACGTTACTGATTTAACACGTTTAATGGGTTCGTTTGGTGTTGATTATGAAATTGCAAAAGGTTTACGTTGGAATTCAACAGCTAATTTAGACTTTAACTTATCTGATCATAACTATTATGCAAATCCTTACCACGGTGACGGTGTTACTCCACAAGGATATGCTGAAAATATAATTAACAAGAATTTCAACTACGTAATTCAAAACTCATTAGATTACGCATTTGGTTTTGGTAAAAATAAATTTAATGTGAAAGCATTAATGGAATACCAAAAAAATAAATTCACTAGTTTATATGGTTATGGTGAAAAACTTGCTCCAGGATTTGATATGTTAGGAAACACTTCTGCTAACTGGGATGCAAGCAATACATATAATGATTGGGCGCAGTTATCATACACAGCTATGGTAAACTACAACTATGATGGGAAATACTTAATTGATGGTTCTTTCCGTCGTGAAGCATCTTCTAAATTTAATCCTGAAAATCGTTGGGGTAATTTCTGGGCACTTGGTGGGGCTTGGAATATTATGAACGAAGACTTCATGGAGAATGTTAATTTTATTGATTTATTAAGAATCCGTGGTTCTTACGGTACAACAGGTAATAACGGTATTGCAATTAATAGCTACCAATCTTTACTAGGTACATCTAGCTATGGTGGTCAAATGTCATACGAATTAGGGCAATTACCAGCTATTATTACTTGGGAATCTCAAGCAAAAACAGATGTAGGTATTGATTTTGGTGTTTTAAATAACAGAATTGCTGGTTCGGTTGCATTCTATAATTCTAAATCAAGCGATTTATTATTTGTTAACAACCCAATTACATCTACAACTGGTTATACAACTAAAGCAATTAACTCTGGAGCAATGCGTAACAGAGGTTGGGAATTTGAATTAGATATTGATGTTGTTCGTACAGAAAACTTCAACTTCAATATTAGCGGAAACTTTGCAACGGTAAATAACAAAATTTTATCAATGCCTTATGACGCTATTCAAGGTGAACCAATGGAAATTGTTTCATCAACTCGTATCATTAAAGAAGGGCAACCATTATATGCATGGAATATGCGTAAATATGCTGGTGTAGATTCTCAAACAGGACAAGCTCTATATTATATTAATGGACACGATGGTGCTACAACTACTAATTATGGTGATGCTGCAGTAGCTTTACAAGGTGAATCTGCTTTACCAAAATATACAGGTGGCTTAACGTTACATTTTGATATTTATAATTTCTTTATTGATGGTACATTCTACTATTCTGGAGGAAATAAAATTTACGAAGATTGGGCTACATATACTAACAATACTGGTAACCGTTCTTATACATATAACTACGGAACTCCAATTTTAGATAGATGGCAACAACCTGGTGATGTTACTAACGTTCCGAAAGTAATTTCTACTACGTCAACTTCAGAACAAGTTTCAACTAGATTTTTACACGATGGTGATTTTATTCGTTTACGTGACGTAGCAATCGGATACAAATTCCCATCTGAATTATTGAGAAATACACATATTGATGGTGTAACAGTTTCAGTAAGAGGTACAAACTTGTGGACTTGGGTTAAAGACAATGACTTAAAATATGATCCAGAAGTTCGTGCAGACGGATTCACTAATTTAGCGAACCCTCCAATTAAACAAGTTTCGTTATCTGCTAACATTAAATTTTAA
- the lipB gene encoding lipoyl(octanoyl) transferase LipB, which produces MNKKVIVTDLGYKDYKETWDYQEAVFQSILDIKSANRKNATDVPTPNYFFYVEHPHVYTLGKSGHLENLLLNEKQLEEKDATFYKINRGGDITYHGPGQVVGYPILDLDNFFTDIHKYLRFLEEAIILTLAEYNIVGTRSEGETGVWLDVGTPFARKICAMGVRASRWVTMHGFALNVNSNLGYFDNIIPCGIRGKGVASLNVELDVDKVDEAEVKSKILKHFATLFDAELLIKE; this is translated from the coding sequence ATGAATAAAAAAGTTATAGTAACCGATTTAGGTTATAAAGATTATAAAGAAACATGGGATTATCAGGAAGCTGTTTTTCAATCTATTTTAGATATAAAATCGGCTAACCGAAAAAATGCTACTGATGTTCCGACACCGAACTATTTTTTTTATGTGGAACATCCGCACGTCTACACATTAGGTAAAAGCGGTCATTTAGAAAATTTGTTGTTAAACGAAAAACAACTGGAAGAAAAAGATGCAACTTTTTATAAAATAAACCGTGGAGGAGATATTACGTATCATGGACCAGGACAAGTTGTTGGTTATCCTATTTTAGATTTAGATAATTTTTTTACTGATATTCATAAATATTTGCGCTTTTTAGAAGAAGCTATTATATTAACGTTGGCCGAATATAATATTGTAGGTACGCGTAGCGAAGGCGAAACTGGCGTTTGGTTAGATGTTGGAACACCTTTTGCACGTAAAATTTGCGCTATGGGAGTACGCGCTTCGCGTTGGGTTACCATGCACGGTTTTGCTTTAAATGTGAATTCTAATTTAGGATATTTTGATAATATTATTCCTTGTGGTATTCGTGGTAAAGGCGTAGCATCATTAAATGTTGAATTAGATGTTGATAAAGTAGATGAAGCAGAAGTGAAATCTAAAATTTTAAAACATTTTGCAACTTTGTTTGATGCAGAACTACTAATTAAAGAATAA
- the lysS gene encoding lysine--tRNA ligase: MQLSEQEIIRREKLSKLRELGINPYPANLFPVNHTSKQVKETFEEGKQVIVAGRLMSVRDQGKASFAELQDSEGRIQLYLNRDVICPGEDKTLYNTVFKKLIDLGDFIGIEGELFTTQVGAKCIRVTNVSLLSKTLRPLPLPKVDEEGHVFDAFTDPELRYRMRYVDLVVNPHVKDVFVKRTKLFTAMRDFFNRAGYMEVETPVLQAIPGGAAARPFITHHNSLDIPLYMRIANELYLKRLIVGGFDGVYEFSKNFRNEGMDRTHNPEFTAMEIYVAYKDYNWMMEFTENLLEYCATQVNGTTEATFGKHKINFKAPYARVTMTDAIKQFTGFDITGKSEQEIFEAAKGMGIAVDETMGKGKLIDEIFGEKCEGNFIQPTFITDYPKDMSPLTKMHRDNPELTERFELMVCGKEIANAYSELNDPIDQRERFESQMALSERGDDEAMFIDQDFLRALEYGMPPTSGLGIGMDRLIMFLTNNPSIQEVLFFPQMRPEKAAPAFELTAEEKIIVDLLEKNDNQFELGALKIAAGLSGKKWDVSMKNLAKHGLTSVEVSDDKKTVILK; encoded by the coding sequence ATGCAACTTTCAGAACAAGAAATCATTAGAAGAGAGAAATTGAGCAAGTTAAGAGAACTTGGCATCAATCCTTATCCAGCAAATTTGTTTCCAGTAAATCATACTTCGAAACAGGTCAAGGAAACTTTTGAAGAAGGGAAGCAGGTTATTGTTGCTGGTCGTTTAATGAGCGTTCGTGATCAAGGTAAAGCATCGTTTGCCGAGTTACAAGATTCTGAAGGACGTATTCAGCTATATTTAAACCGAGATGTAATTTGTCCTGGAGAAGACAAAACTTTATATAACACCGTTTTCAAAAAATTAATCGATTTAGGCGATTTTATTGGAATTGAAGGCGAATTGTTTACTACACAAGTTGGTGCAAAATGTATTCGCGTAACAAACGTAAGCTTATTAAGCAAAACGTTACGCCCATTACCATTACCAAAGGTAGACGAAGAAGGACATGTTTTTGATGCCTTTACCGATCCAGAATTACGTTACCGCATGCGTTATGTAGATTTAGTTGTAAATCCGCATGTAAAAGATGTGTTTGTTAAAAGAACTAAACTTTTTACTGCTATGCGAGATTTTTTCAATCGCGCAGGTTACATGGAAGTTGAAACACCTGTTTTACAAGCAATTCCTGGTGGTGCTGCAGCGCGTCCGTTTATTACCCATCACAATTCTTTAGATATTCCTTTGTATATGCGTATCGCTAACGAATTATATTTAAAAAGATTAATTGTTGGTGGTTTTGATGGAGTTTACGAATTTTCTAAAAACTTCCGTAACGAAGGAATGGACCGTACCCACAATCCAGAATTTACAGCTATGGAAATTTACGTAGCCTATAAAGATTACAATTGGATGATGGAATTTACCGAAAACTTGTTAGAATATTGTGCTACACAAGTTAACGGAACAACCGAAGCAACTTTTGGCAAACATAAAATTAATTTTAAAGCGCCTTATGCACGTGTTACCATGACCGATGCCATTAAACAATTTACTGGTTTTGATATTACAGGTAAATCAGAACAAGAAATTTTTGAAGCAGCAAAAGGAATGGGAATTGCGGTTGATGAAACCATGGGTAAAGGAAAATTAATTGATGAAATATTTGGAGAAAAATGCGAAGGCAACTTTATTCAGCCAACCTTCATCACTGATTATCCAAAAGATATGTCGCCGTTAACAAAAATGCACCGTGATAACCCAGAATTAACCGAACGTTTTGAGTTAATGGTTTGTGGAAAAGAAATTGCGAATGCGTATTCTGAGTTAAACGATCCAATTGATCAACGTGAGCGTTTTGAATCGCAAATGGCGCTTTCTGAACGTGGTGATGATGAAGCAATGTTTATTGACCAGGATTTTTTAAGAGCTTTAGAATACGGAATGCCACCAACATCTGGTTTAGGAATTGGAATGGACCGTTTAATTATGTTTTTAACTAACAATCCATCAATTCAAGAAGTTTTATTCTTCCCACAAATGCGACCAGAAAAAGCTGCTCCTGCATTTGAATTAACAGCTGAAGAAAAAATAATTGTAGATTTACTTGAAAAAAATGACAACCAATTTGAATTGGGCGCTCTAAAAATAGCTGCTGGTTTAAGCGGAAAAAAATGGGACGTTTCGATGAAAAATTTAGCAAAACACGGACTAACTTCGGTTGAAGTTTCTGATGATAAAAAAACAGTGATTTTAAAATAA
- a CDS encoding putative porin: protein MKQLLFALLVLFSSVSIAQFNNGSQYGNASQQGGLNVFSATENDTVQHKSFKFDKTTIDEYKIISIHKDTTYVDTTLTIQAEYKHNYLRKDNFGLLQFDNEGHVYNTLDFNLNKTNSLPDFGFKARSMAYLTVDDIKYYHVPTPFTDLYYKSVMGRGQNLDAFVTANLKPNLNFGIGYRGLRSTGYYFNELTSTGSFRFLTSYNTPDKRYYLKAHFAAQDFMLRENGGLSNLSQYENPEGPYTNKAQVDVYMETGNSMLKGQRIFIDHSFRINKTNPNSLVLHHQFIYDNKFYNYINASATSRFGDYFTSNLNDKTRFNRMYNQVGVAYKHDRYGSLKAYIEDINYNYFYKSYVYSLNGLIPNKQTDRINTLGANYFYQINKWKLYADAKVGFVGPATNQLDLTARYAFDDANENVVELGFQRLSKIPDLNYTLFQSSYLNYNWYNNFINEKSTSFLAKANTKWINAEVNYRVLNNHLYFANTSNEINLDGLPATLLAKPFQYSGAINYFSAKVGRQFKFGKFGSDHTVLYQKVSQNDPIVNVPEILTRNSIFYNNHFFNKALYMQTGFTINYFTKYYANEYNTILGDMTVQHDKEIGDYPVLDFFVNAKIRTFRLFLKAENINSKFVTKQDFYASPNYPAKPFMIRFGITWMFFS, encoded by the coding sequence ATGAAGCAATTACTTTTCGCATTATTAGTACTTTTCAGCTCGGTATCTATTGCTCAGTTCAATAACGGGTCGCAATACGGCAATGCTTCACAACAAGGCGGACTGAATGTGTTTTCGGCAACCGAAAATGACACGGTTCAGCATAAATCTTTCAAATTCGATAAAACAACCATCGATGAATATAAAATCATCAGTATTCATAAAGATACCACATATGTTGATACTACGTTAACCATTCAGGCAGAATACAAACACAATTATTTACGTAAAGATAATTTTGGTTTGTTGCAGTTTGATAACGAAGGACACGTTTACAATACGTTAGATTTTAATTTGAATAAAACCAATAGCTTACCCGATTTTGGGTTTAAAGCCAGAAGCATGGCTTATTTAACGGTTGATGATATTAAATACTACCACGTACCAACGCCGTTTACAGATTTGTATTACAAATCGGTTATGGGACGAGGGCAAAATTTAGATGCCTTTGTAACAGCCAATCTTAAACCTAATTTAAACTTTGGTATTGGTTACCGCGGTTTGCGTTCTACTGGTTATTATTTTAACGAGTTAACCAGTACCGGAAGTTTTAGATTTTTAACCTCGTATAATACGCCTGATAAACGATATTATTTAAAAGCACATTTTGCTGCGCAAGATTTTATGTTGCGTGAAAACGGTGGGCTTTCTAATTTATCGCAATACGAAAATCCTGAAGGACCGTATACCAATAAAGCACAAGTTGATGTTTATATGGAAACAGGAAATTCGATGCTTAAAGGTCAACGCATTTTTATAGATCATTCGTTTCGTATCAACAAAACAAATCCTAATTCGTTAGTTTTACATCATCAATTTATTTACGATAATAAGTTTTATAATTATATAAATGCTAGCGCAACTTCGCGTTTTGGCGATTATTTTACATCAAACCTAAACGATAAAACACGTTTTAACCGCATGTACAATCAGGTTGGTGTTGCGTACAAACACGATCGTTACGGAAGTTTAAAAGCTTATATAGAGGATATTAATTACAATTATTTTTACAAATCGTATGTTTATTCTTTAAACGGATTAATTCCGAATAAACAAACGGATCGTATTAATACATTAGGGGCGAATTATTTTTATCAGATTAATAAATGGAAACTTTATGCAGATGCTAAAGTTGGTTTTGTTGGTCCGGCAACCAATCAATTAGATTTAACTGCGCGTTATGCGTTTGATGATGCTAACGAAAATGTTGTTGAACTTGGTTTTCAGCGCTTATCAAAAATTCCTGATTTAAATTATACGCTTTTTCAAAGTTCATATTTAAACTACAATTGGTATAATAATTTTATTAACGAAAAAAGTACCAGCTTTTTAGCAAAAGCAAATACCAAATGGATTAATGCAGAGGTAAATTACCGCGTATTAAATAACCATTTGTATTTTGCAAACACATCTAACGAAATAAATTTAGACGGATTACCAGCAACCTTGTTAGCAAAACCGTTTCAGTACAGCGGTGCTATAAATTATTTCTCAGCTAAAGTTGGTCGTCAATTTAAGTTTGGTAAATTTGGTTCAGATCACACGGTGCTGTATCAAAAAGTTTCGCAAAACGATCCAATTGTAAATGTGCCCGAAATTTTAACTCGTAACAGTATTTTTTACAACAATCACTTTTTTAATAAAGCGTTGTACATGCAAACCGGTTTTACAATAAATTACTTTACAAAATATTATGCCAATGAGTATAATACCATTTTGGGAGATATGACCGTGCAACACGATAAAGAAATTGGAGATTATCCGGTTTTAGATTTTTTTGTAAACGCAAAAATTAGAACCTTTAGATTGTTTTTAAAAGCTGAAAATATCAATTCTAAATTTGTTACCAAACAAGATTTTTATGCTTCACCAAATTATCCAGCCAAACCATTTATGATTCGATTCGGAATTACCTGGATGTTTTTCTCATAA
- a CDS encoding ribonuclease HII, whose translation MLLKKYTDYNYEAGADEAGRGCLAGPVTCCSLILPLHFSNNTLTDSKKLTNSVRQELRKIIEEEALTFKVIHIYPEEIDRINILNASIKGMQECTLNLNIKPDFLIVDGNKFKPIDGIPHQTIVKGDAKFMNIAAASILAKTHRDAYMDKIHKEYPMYNWKKNKGYPTKEHRAAIAKFGPSPYHRMSFKLLPDDEQLSLDI comes from the coding sequence ATGTTATTAAAAAAATACACAGATTATAATTACGAAGCTGGCGCTGATGAAGCTGGAAGAGGATGTCTTGCAGGACCAGTAACATGCTGTTCTTTAATACTACCTTTACATTTCAGTAACAATACTTTAACAGACTCGAAAAAATTAACAAATTCCGTAAGGCAAGAGCTACGAAAAATCATTGAAGAAGAAGCTTTAACATTTAAGGTCATTCATATTTATCCAGAAGAAATAGATCGCATCAATATTTTGAACGCTTCTATAAAAGGAATGCAAGAATGTACCCTAAATCTTAACATAAAACCAGATTTTTTAATTGTTGACGGAAATAAGTTTAAACCCATAGATGGTATTCCGCATCAAACAATTGTTAAAGGCGATGCTAAGTTTATGAATATTGCGGCTGCATCTATATTAGCAAAAACACATCGAGATGCGTACATGGACAAAATTCATAAAGAATACCCCATGTACAATTGGAAAAAAAACAAAGGTTATCCAACTAAAGAGCACCGAGCGGCAATTGCCAAATTCGGCCCATCACCATATCACAGAATGTCGTTTAAACTTTTACCAGATGATGAGCAATTATCTTTAGATATATAA
- a CDS encoding YqaE/Pmp3 family membrane protein, whose protein sequence is MSFWRVLLAILFPPLAVWGYGCGSILIVFILTLAGWVPGVIAALVILNNPKYNKN, encoded by the coding sequence ATGAGTTTTTGGAGAGTGCTTTTAGCCATTTTATTTCCCCCTTTGGCTGTTTGGGGTTATGGTTGCGGTTCTATTTTAATCGTTTTTATTTTAACCTTAGCTGGTTGGGTACCAGGCGTAATTGCTGCATTGGTTATTTTAAACAATCCCAAATACAATAAAAACTAA